Proteins encoded in a region of the Shewanella polaris genome:
- a CDS encoding response regulator transcription factor, which produces MNKLLIIEDDLALAAILARRLGKHGFECKTCHHASDSLLMARQFVPTHILLDMKLAEHNGLLLIKPLRQLIPHVQMVLLTGFASIATAVEAIRLGADNYLAKPVDTQTLLNALSVSAQTTTVYDDIEELPLNPKRVEWEHIQQVLANNNGNVSETARQLGMHRRTLQRKLLKKPTADNR; this is translated from the coding sequence ATGAACAAGCTGTTGATTATTGAAGATGATTTAGCCCTTGCAGCCATTTTAGCCCGCCGACTCGGCAAACACGGTTTTGAGTGCAAAACCTGCCATCACGCCAGCGACAGTTTATTAATGGCAAGGCAATTTGTTCCAACCCATATCTTGTTAGACATGAAACTAGCTGAACATAATGGCTTATTGTTAATAAAACCATTAAGACAACTTATTCCTCATGTGCAAATGGTATTACTCACTGGCTTTGCCAGCATTGCCACCGCAGTAGAAGCTATCCGCCTTGGCGCAGACAATTACCTCGCCAAACCTGTCGACACCCAAACCTTATTAAATGCATTATCAGTCTCGGCTCAAACCACAACGGTTTATGATGATATTGAAGAGCTGCCACTTAATCCCAAGCGGGTCGAATGGGAACACATTCAACAAGTCCTCGCCAACAACAATGGCAACGTATCAGAAACCGCCCGTCAACTCGGCATGCATCGGAGAACCTTGCAGCGCAAATTGCTGAAAAAGCCAACGGCAGATAATCGGTAG
- a CDS encoding sensor histidine kinase, with amino-acid sequence MANVNVSFNASQQQLALLRLVNWGLKIGLILFATDLFGLTTPPVTLSYVLIFEACYVGFSYRFHRLSMNNNGLLFLTLLLDTLFWATWLYFTGGATNAFVSLLLLPIAISAITLPLWAPWCLTIVSTVFYSLMIVDITEQNSGSVMGHDMSQMNHVMQANQAMPASNSMDMGSHYLGMWFNFVISALVLTITVGFIAKRIRQKNAELHYLREAQLRQEKILALGTASAQMAHQLATPLATLRLLVDELSDSINDVEQTELISEMQQALNRCEVTLADLRLATESIREQKLIEQRVDKLVTMLTEQISLLMPEAQLNISIAPQVESHIVLTDMGLLPALMALIQNGVQASEDNQHSSQVDVNLSLSQPRELSIIIRDYGVGIATHLLHTLGSNMVKSPKGMGIAVLLSHTSFERLGGKLYLKPHSECGTEAIVTLPLSEQKTS; translated from the coding sequence ATGGCAAATGTGAATGTTTCGTTTAACGCAAGCCAGCAACAATTAGCCTTACTGCGATTAGTGAATTGGGGCCTTAAAATTGGCCTTATTTTGTTTGCGACAGACTTATTTGGCTTAACAACACCTCCAGTAACCTTGTCTTACGTGTTAATTTTTGAAGCCTGTTATGTCGGCTTTAGCTATCGCTTTCATCGACTCAGCATGAACAACAATGGTTTGTTGTTTTTAACCTTATTATTAGACACTTTGTTTTGGGCTACGTGGTTATATTTTACCGGCGGAGCAACCAATGCCTTTGTATCATTACTACTATTACCGATTGCTATTTCAGCCATTACATTACCCCTATGGGCTCCTTGGTGCTTAACCATAGTGTCGACAGTATTTTATAGCTTGATGATTGTTGATATCACCGAACAAAATAGTGGTTCAGTAATGGGCCATGACATGAGCCAGATGAATCATGTTATGCAAGCAAATCAGGCTATGCCAGCAAGCAACAGTATGGACATGGGGTCGCACTATTTAGGCATGTGGTTTAATTTTGTTATTTCGGCATTAGTCTTAACCATCACAGTAGGCTTTATTGCCAAACGTATTAGACAAAAAAATGCCGAGCTGCACTATTTACGAGAAGCGCAGTTACGCCAAGAAAAGATATTGGCGTTAGGCACCGCATCAGCGCAAATGGCACATCAACTGGCAACGCCTTTAGCCACATTACGCTTACTAGTTGATGAACTATCCGATTCGATCAATGATGTTGAACAAACTGAATTGATCAGCGAAATGCAGCAAGCGCTAAATCGCTGTGAAGTCACCTTAGCTGATTTACGTTTAGCGACTGAATCGATTAGAGAACAAAAACTGATAGAGCAGCGCGTCGACAAATTAGTGACAATGTTAACCGAGCAAATAAGTTTATTGATGCCAGAAGCGCAATTGAATATATCCATAGCACCACAGGTTGAGTCACATATAGTGTTGACAGACATGGGGTTATTGCCAGCATTAATGGCTCTTATTCAAAATGGCGTCCAAGCCAGTGAAGATAATCAACATTCGTCCCAGGTCGATGTAAATCTTAGTCTTTCTCAACCAAGAGAGTTGAGTATTATCATTCGCGACTACGGTGTCGGTATTGCAACCCATCTACTTCATACATTAGGCAGTAACATGGTAAAAAGCCCCAAAGGGATGGGCATCGCTGTTTTATTAAGCCACACCAGCTTCGAGCGTTTAGGCGGTAAGTTATACCTTAAACCCCATTCTGAATGCGGCACCGAAGCCATTGTGACCTTACCGCTGAGCGAACAAAAAACAAGTTGA
- a CDS encoding alanine/glycine:cation symporter family protein produces the protein MINDIISLTNNVLWGDYQVLIYILVFAGIWFSLKLRFIQLRHFGYMFKVMKGSTQGDKSGISSYQALCTGLSARVGTGNLAGVAMAISLGGSGAVFWMWVIALLGMATGFAESILGQLYKVRDDHKEYRGGPAYYIRAGLNKPWLAVLFALCLFLGYGISFSAMQANTITDALNHTFELSPVYSGAVITFIAGIIVMGGLRSIARFAEFVVPFMGLAFILAAVTVTIINIQLVPGVLMDIINSAFGLNEAAAGALGAAIKNGIQRGLYSNEAGAGSVPHAAAGATPVPNHPVAQGYVQMLGVFIDTMVLCSCTAIVILLAQGNIDSEMEGIRITQNAMTYHMGMSGDMFVAIIITLFSFTSVVANYAYAESNLHLFKLDNIYGRTIYTLLYLGMVYWGANASLKEVWNMADMALGLMTVVNISAIMLLTPTIVNLTRDYQVKLKTTNQPEFKLADVKIQGKTETGVWS, from the coding sequence ATGATTAATGACATTATATCGCTCACCAACAATGTGCTGTGGGGCGACTACCAAGTACTCATTTATATATTGGTATTTGCCGGCATATGGTTTTCATTGAAATTAAGATTTATTCAGCTTCGCCATTTCGGTTACATGTTTAAAGTGATGAAAGGCAGTACTCAAGGTGACAAATCGGGCATTAGCTCGTATCAAGCATTATGTACTGGCCTGTCTGCGCGAGTGGGAACAGGTAACTTAGCGGGCGTCGCAATGGCGATTTCACTGGGTGGCAGCGGTGCAGTGTTTTGGATGTGGGTAATCGCGCTATTGGGTATGGCGACCGGATTTGCCGAAAGCATTTTAGGTCAGTTGTATAAAGTGCGCGACGACCATAAAGAATACCGCGGTGGACCCGCCTATTATATCCGCGCTGGGCTGAATAAACCTTGGTTAGCGGTATTATTCGCGCTGTGTTTATTCCTCGGTTACGGCATTAGTTTCAGTGCCATGCAAGCCAACACCATCACAGATGCACTCAACCACACTTTCGAGTTATCACCTGTATATTCCGGTGCGGTGATTACCTTTATTGCAGGCATCATCGTTATGGGAGGTCTTCGCAGTATTGCGCGTTTTGCTGAGTTCGTGGTGCCGTTTATGGGTCTGGCCTTTATTTTAGCCGCAGTCACCGTCACCATTATTAACATTCAGCTAGTACCTGGGGTATTGATGGATATTATTAACTCAGCTTTTGGGTTAAACGAAGCGGCAGCTGGTGCACTCGGTGCAGCGATTAAAAATGGGATTCAACGCGGTTTATATTCTAACGAGGCTGGTGCAGGTAGTGTACCCCATGCGGCAGCTGGCGCCACTCCGGTGCCAAACCACCCTGTTGCACAAGGTTACGTACAAATGCTTGGGGTGTTTATCGACACTATGGTGTTGTGTAGCTGTACCGCCATTGTGATTTTATTGGCCCAAGGCAATATTGACAGTGAAATGGAAGGCATTCGGATCACTCAAAACGCCATGACTTACCATATGGGAATGAGCGGTGATATGTTTGTGGCCATCATTATTACCCTATTTTCTTTTACGTCTGTGGTGGCCAACTATGCCTACGCCGAAAGTAACTTGCATTTATTTAAGCTCGACAACATTTATGGTCGCACCATATACACCCTACTGTATTTAGGCATGGTGTATTGGGGAGCTAACGCCTCATTAAAAGAAGTGTGGAACATGGCAGATATGGCGCTGGGATTAATGACAGTGGTTAACATCAGTGCAATTATGCTGTTAACCCCGACCATAGTGAATTTAACCCGCGATTACCAAGTTAAGCTTAAAACCACTAACCAGCCTGAATTCAAACTGGCCGATGTCAAAATTCAAGGTAAAACCGAAACTGGCGTGTGGTCGTAA
- a CDS encoding TetR/AcrR family transcriptional regulator gives MANISKFDREDVLEKAKNLFWQKGFLATSTREIQTTMDMRPGSIYAAFGSKADLYHQTLIHYAHTSANELNDKIEQNEHVWDGLKQYLRGLIVPCCATVPSELCMVMRTLAELDESHQETLNIARDLLTKVEHRFANIIEQAQTQGDLSAKLDKYQVAKKIQVHIIGLRSYLKATGDTETVSQQLEEFFVQLQNQ, from the coding sequence ATGGCTAATATTTCTAAATTTGATCGCGAAGACGTACTCGAAAAAGCAAAAAACCTATTTTGGCAAAAAGGGTTTCTAGCCACTTCGACGCGAGAGATTCAGACTACCATGGACATGCGACCAGGTAGTATTTACGCTGCATTTGGTAGTAAAGCTGATTTATATCATCAGACATTAATTCATTATGCACACACTTCAGCTAACGAATTAAATGATAAAATAGAGCAGAATGAACACGTATGGGATGGACTGAAGCAATATTTACGCGGCTTAATAGTGCCTTGTTGTGCCACAGTTCCCAGTGAACTATGTATGGTGATGCGCACGCTGGCAGAACTTGACGAATCACATCAAGAAACCCTTAACATTGCTCGTGATTTACTGACTAAAGTTGAACATCGTTTTGCCAATATCATTGAGCAAGCTCAAACCCAGGGCGATTTATCGGCTAAATTGGATAAATATCAAGTGGCTAAAAAAATCCAAGTACACATTATTGGCTTACGATCTTACTTAAAAGCCACTGGTGATACTGAAACAGTAAGCCAGCAACTAGAAGAGTTTTTTGTTCAATTACAAAATCAATAA
- a CDS encoding Dps family protein, producing the protein MTDIDIGIKKDDRLEIAEGLKSLLADSYTLYLQTHNFHWNVTGIHFRELHLMFEEHYTELATAVDDIAERIRTLDVAAPGTYKEFARLSSIKEVEGVPSSADMVELLTKGHEQVIKTARQVLKTAQDADDESTVALVSDRMRVHEKTAWMLRATSKK; encoded by the coding sequence ATGACTGACATCGATATTGGTATAAAAAAAGACGACCGACTAGAAATTGCTGAAGGCTTAAAAAGCTTATTAGCCGATTCCTATACACTTTATTTACAAACCCATAATTTCCATTGGAACGTCACGGGTATTCACTTTCGCGAACTACACTTAATGTTTGAAGAACATTACACTGAGCTTGCGACTGCTGTTGATGATATTGCTGAACGAATTCGTACTTTAGATGTAGCCGCACCGGGAACTTATAAAGAGTTTGCCCGTTTAAGCTCTATTAAAGAAGTCGAAGGTGTACCAAGCTCAGCTGACATGGTCGAATTACTGACTAAAGGTCATGAACAAGTGATAAAAACTGCGCGACAAGTACTCAAAACAGCGCAAGATGCTGATGATGAATCCACAGTAGCTTTAGTATCCGATCGTATGCGAGTACATGAAAAAACTGCATGGATGTTAAGAGCAACCAGCAAGAAGTAA
- a CDS encoding DUF2127 domain-containing protein, producing the protein MKHLDKGVRAVALLEATKGVLALVVAIGLHVYAGQNLSLLAEQLVTHLHLNPANRYPSIFISAIGSLPQSSLTLMSLGVTVYTLMRFVEAYGLWHNMRWTQWFALLSGAIYLPIELYEMVNHFSLLSVIVLAINLVIVVYMYLVLFPRATSK; encoded by the coding sequence ATGAAGCATTTGGATAAAGGCGTACGCGCTGTCGCATTACTTGAGGCGACTAAAGGAGTGTTGGCATTAGTCGTTGCGATAGGACTACATGTGTATGCAGGTCAAAATTTGTCTTTGTTGGCAGAGCAGTTAGTCACACATTTACACCTTAATCCTGCCAACCGTTACCCAAGTATTTTTATTTCTGCTATTGGGTCATTGCCACAATCGAGCTTAACCTTAATGTCGTTAGGGGTCACGGTGTATACCTTGATGCGTTTTGTTGAAGCTTATGGGCTATGGCATAACATGCGCTGGACTCAGTGGTTCGCTTTGTTAAGTGGAGCGATATACTTGCCTATTGAACTTTATGAAATGGTGAATCACTTTAGCTTACTCAGTGTGATAGTTCTGGCGATTAACCTCGTCATAGTGGTGTATATGTATTTGGTATTATTTCCTCGTGCTACCTCAAAATGA
- a CDS encoding PACE efflux transporter, which yields MQSRERAFHAVSFEVIALAFIVPASALLIEQNPLDMLFVSIALSLFAMLWNYIYNFWFDKLVGPNRITRKLFTRIVHALCFEGGMLIVTIPIVSWYLALSLLDTLILEAGVLTFILIYTAVFNWLYDIYQPYQKCVSKLTKYNAHKRVTP from the coding sequence ATGCAAAGTAGAGAAAGAGCATTCCACGCAGTGTCTTTTGAGGTAATAGCATTGGCCTTTATCGTACCTGCAAGCGCATTATTAATTGAACAAAATCCATTAGATATGTTATTCGTGAGTATCGCCTTGTCATTGTTTGCGATGTTATGGAATTATATTTATAACTTTTGGTTTGATAAATTAGTTGGTCCAAATCGGATTACTCGAAAGTTATTCACTAGGATTGTGCACGCATTGTGTTTTGAAGGGGGAATGTTAATAGTGACTATACCAATTGTGTCATGGTATTTGGCATTAAGCCTTTTGGATACTTTAATACTAGAAGCTGGTGTATTAACCTTTATTTTAATTTATACCGCCGTCTTTAATTGGCTTTACGATATTTATCAACCGTATCAGAAATGTGTTAGTAAATTGACTAAATATAATGCTCATAAGAGAGTGACCCCTTGA
- a CDS encoding LysR family transcriptional regulator, which yields MYSIEQLQAFVLTVSTGSFSSAARSLNKAQSVVSQHVINLEIDCNSELFDRSGRYPQLTAAGKKLLPHAQVLLSQHQRLSDCAQSLDQQAISELTIGLDEGIPLQRLFNIINELEAEFPTITLEFLTASSIDIIDMIDTERAVTGIIFSELTIPTHIDFESIGSIKFDMYVASAHPLAQQVCDNLANLKLYRQLLIRSRNTKSSSFQFAISPDAWYADNYYILLELALQGHGWCLLPNHIASSYVDSGELVLLPSEFKEIGWQANVDVIQHHRYSHEPVFKQLRHSLRQLLTYST from the coding sequence ATGTATAGTATTGAACAGCTTCAAGCATTTGTGTTGACAGTCAGCACTGGGTCTTTTTCATCGGCGGCTAGAAGCCTGAATAAAGCCCAGTCAGTTGTCAGCCAGCATGTGATAAACCTTGAAATAGACTGCAATAGCGAATTATTTGATCGAAGCGGACGTTACCCTCAATTGACCGCTGCTGGTAAAAAACTGCTGCCTCATGCCCAAGTTTTGCTTAGCCAACATCAACGCCTGAGTGATTGCGCCCAAAGTCTGGACCAACAAGCAATATCTGAGCTGACGATCGGTTTGGATGAAGGGATCCCACTGCAAAGGCTGTTCAATATTATTAATGAGCTCGAAGCTGAGTTCCCGACGATCACGCTTGAATTTTTAACCGCATCAAGTATTGATATTATCGACATGATTGACACCGAACGGGCTGTAACCGGAATTATTTTCAGTGAATTAACCATCCCGACTCACATTGATTTTGAATCTATCGGGTCAATTAAGTTTGATATGTATGTGGCAAGTGCACATCCATTAGCACAACAAGTATGTGATAATTTAGCCAATTTGAAATTGTATCGCCAACTCTTAATTCGGTCACGAAACACAAAATCCAGTAGCTTTCAATTTGCCATTAGCCCAGATGCCTGGTACGCCGACAATTACTATATTTTGCTCGAACTTGCACTGCAGGGGCATGGTTGGTGCTTGTTACCTAATCATATTGCTTCCAGCTATGTTGATAGTGGAGAGTTAGTGTTATTACCCTCTGAATTTAAAGAGATTGGTTGGCAAGCAAATGTAGATGTCATTCAACACCATCGCTACAGTCACGAACCAGTATTTAAGCAACTCAGGCATTCTTTACGGCAATTATTGACGTATTCAACATGA
- a CDS encoding DODA-type extradiol aromatic ring-opening family dioxygenase, translated as MFSAHLDAADDVLITAGSHPKTVHDFYHFPDELYQISYPAPGEPVLAKQIADTFINAGIKVNIDATHGWDHGVWIPLRLMYPQANIPIVQISINTRVGTTENYRYGQLITS; from the coding sequence GTGTTTTCCGCCCATTTAGATGCCGCTGACGATGTGCTGATTACCGCTGGATCGCATCCTAAAACCGTTCATGATTTCTATCACTTTCCTGACGAACTGTATCAAATTAGCTACCCTGCACCGGGTGAGCCTGTATTGGCAAAACAAATAGCTGACACCTTTATAAATGCGGGTATCAAGGTCAATATAGACGCAACACATGGTTGGGACCATGGAGTATGGATCCCATTGAGATTAATGTATCCGCAGGCGAACATTCCTATCGTGCAAATATCCATTAATACCCGTGTTGGCACTACAGAAAACTATCGATACGGCCAGCTCATCACATCGTAA
- a CDS encoding HD-GYP domain-containing protein encodes MLIEHNIADVCVGMYVVEITEPKDTFSLTKPGVLKSERVIEALKRKSVTKLLIDTSKTEVNIEKVEQKVSRPMTQPPRKVTPARFDVKANFFNQEIVRARQVFNESKDIQKKLFHNAQHGLPLDMDPVQKITAESTDLIFNNPNALSCVINIRNKDEYLLEHSVSVSVLMTMFAIYKKIDKGIVNQLAIGAFLHDVGKIMIPDRILNKPGKLTDEEFHIMKTHASYSIDIMKNTSGISPLSLEVTSLHHEKLNGLGYPFGVPAEKITLYGRMISICDIFDALTSNRCYKQGYAQVKAFSILRALAEKNELDKDLVDQFIRCMGVYPVGSVVQLESNRLAIVEDHNRKDPIRPLVRPFYHLKPDHFEAGNKIDLATVTDDLIVKCVRADDFNLNMEQIFEYLAHEG; translated from the coding sequence ATGCTGATTGAACATAACATTGCTGACGTTTGTGTTGGAATGTATGTGGTCGAAATAACCGAACCCAAAGATACCTTTTCACTTACTAAACCAGGGGTGCTTAAAAGCGAGCGAGTTATTGAAGCATTAAAACGTAAATCGGTTACTAAGCTACTCATTGATACCAGTAAAACTGAAGTTAATATAGAAAAAGTTGAGCAAAAAGTCAGTAGGCCTATGACTCAACCGCCTCGTAAAGTCACACCAGCCCGCTTCGATGTCAAAGCAAACTTTTTTAATCAAGAAATCGTCAGAGCACGTCAAGTGTTTAATGAGTCAAAAGACATTCAAAAGAAACTGTTTCATAATGCACAACATGGTTTGCCACTGGACATGGATCCGGTGCAAAAAATAACCGCTGAATCAACAGATTTGATTTTTAATAATCCAAATGCCTTGTCGTGCGTGATCAATATCCGTAATAAAGATGAATACTTATTAGAGCACTCTGTGTCGGTATCGGTATTAATGACCATGTTTGCCATTTACAAAAAAATCGACAAAGGCATTGTTAATCAACTGGCTATTGGTGCATTTCTACATGATGTTGGCAAAATCATGATCCCAGATCGAATTTTAAACAAGCCCGGAAAACTGACTGATGAAGAGTTTCATATCATGAAAACTCATGCCAGTTATTCGATTGATATCATGAAAAATACTTCAGGTATCAGTCCACTGAGCTTGGAAGTAACCAGCTTACACCATGAAAAACTCAATGGATTAGGTTATCCATTTGGTGTACCCGCTGAAAAAATCACCCTTTATGGGCGCATGATCAGCATATGCGATATTTTTGATGCTCTGACTTCGAATCGCTGTTACAAACAAGGTTATGCCCAAGTTAAAGCATTCAGTATTTTACGTGCGTTAGCTGAAAAAAATGAATTGGATAAAGACTTAGTCGATCAATTTATTCGCTGTATGGGAGTTTATCCTGTTGGTTCGGTGGTTCAACTTGAATCAAATAGACTCGCTATTGTCGAAGACCATAATCGGAAAGACCCTATCCGTCCGCTAGTCAGACCCTTCTATCATTTAAAACCGGATCATTTTGAAGCAGGAAACAAAATTGACTTAGCCACAGTGACCGATGACTTAATTGTTAAGTGTGTGCGAGCTGATGACTTTAATCTGAACATGGAACAAATTTTTGAGTATTTAGCTCACGAAGGATAG